The sequence below is a genomic window from Theobroma cacao cultivar B97-61/B2 chromosome 6, Criollo_cocoa_genome_V2, whole genome shotgun sequence.
CATTTATTTGAGGAAAAGAAACTAGTATGTATATAAAAAGAATAGGACGTGGTCAGGCTCCGCATTTGGGCTGGGAAAAAGACCTGGCATGTTGGTGAACATCATCAAGGGAAAAGAGGCGGAGTAAATCCATATTATCAAAGGGCTTAAACAGCAATGGATGAGCCTCATCCACAAGCTCCTCCGGCGTTCGTATAGTCTCTCCGCTAAATGAGAACAAAGCAAGGCaatatctttcctttttaGCTTTCATGATCACACGATGGGTTGGAGACTGTATTCTTCCATTACTCCATGCCTAACAACAACATCAGAGTAAGTCTAAAAGGTAAATATAGCGTAAATATAGCGACCTAATCGTGCGCAAAACAGAAAACACCTTCATAGAAATGTATTAGTATTAACTAACCAAGAATGCATCGCCAGCCATGACCACGAACATTGAACCGGAGGGCTCAACGCCGATCCAGTTGCCATCCTTTGCTTTTATCTGTAGACCTGCAATGTGATTGTCATGAAGTATGGTCATGAAGCTCTTGTCTGTGTGAGGACATCCATCAAAGTCGTTTTCATCCTCCCTGGGTACCCTATATTTGATGAGTCGAAGAAGATAGTTAGTAGATTGGATGTGGGAATCGTAGTACTTCCTTACACCGTAGCTTTCAAACACCATGGTTTTCACCATTCGGTCCAATTCTGACACCAGCTTCGCGTATGCATATATGCTTTCACTAACAATGTAAAAGAGAAATATTAGGAAATGTTACTTAATTATGCATAGTATATGGGGCGTGAACAAGATAGAGATCATATATACCAGAAAATTTGGTTCCCATTAGGCCACATGAGGTTTGTGAAACTTTGAGTTCCTTCAAGAATCGTTGGGTTATCAATGCCCATGCTTTCACTAAGAGGAATCGATGGATGCTTGAAGTAACCAAAGTAAGGTTTATCAGAAGTGTTCAGAACCTTCTTTTCTGTTGGAAGGTGGAACAATTCTCGTACAGAGTCGAAGACTTCATCCTGAAGCTGTAAGGAAACTTTGTCATATGTTGCTAAGAAGCATCCATATTCTTCAAACGCTCGCTGGACCTCTTCGCATTTGGAGATCCAAGAGTCAGTACCAGGCTCGGACTCGTCATCAAAAAGATCAATGACGGGTAGCTTGATAGCTGACTGAGTTGCCATGATCATATAGTTTTTTGAGCTTTTCTGCTGAGAATAGTTGCTAAGCTTGGAGTATTGGCTCCTGTCGTAGTTACAGTTGCATGCCCCAAGACACGATTTCCAACTGAACAAATCTTTCTTTAAATAGACACCTAGCTAGGGGCCAAGTCTTGCAGTttgttaatataaattaactaattattcGTTTGACTTGGATTAGATATACTTTGTTCATGTCCTCTGCCGCCCCTTGTATATATTTTGGCTGCTTTTCCCGCCGATCGCTCAACGAATCTACAATTAAGCAATGCGTaagattaaagaaatataGCTGACTTTCCACTGATTAAACTAGATTTCATCAACAAGCACTTAACCAACTTTTATAGTATAAATCgaatttgaatttatattttattaataaagaaCCTGAATCTCGAAAAAAATTTCGCAcaaataaaactcaatatatGTTTACAATTCAAATTAACCAAATCCATCTAAATTTCCATTTAAACCCATATCTATCTCTCTTATCATCCAAGTTTTTGCTACACATAATTTCTTATGCTTCAAGTCTACATTAATGGTAGAAAAAAGGGAGGAAGAGAATATTTATAGAAGGAAATGTATATATAAGATAAGAATATTtgagataaatatatatatttaatgaaaagttatttTCTAAAATAGCAATTTAACCAAGTGTCTATAGACACTTGATAATTGAACCTTATTTATAATTAGTATACTATTATAATGTTTACTAGAtattaaagaatcaacaacAGTTTGACACTACGTAtaccttttaatttttcaacaacGTACCTATTTTTGACTATATATGTCATACAAGTTGCTACtttatcaaatgaaaaatgtctAGATTCCATAGTTGAATCGgaaaaattgtataaaatatatactttaatttCCCTTGTTATAAGTTCTCAAGTTGGTATTTTTAACTCAAATTGCTGACGTCCATCATAGACTATCACCTTAATTTGAGCAATTCTATTTATATATCGTACTATATATGGAGACTAGTgtgaaataatatttaactCATTGGATAAACAacatatcaacatatattTACTCTACTTCATAAGGTaccaaagagagaaa
It includes:
- the LOC108662448 gene encoding 2-oxoglutarate-dependent dioxygenase AOP2-like; translated protein: MATQSAIKLPVIDLFDDESEPGTDSWISKCEEVQRAFEEYGCFLATYDKVSLQLQDEVFDSVRELFHLPTEKKVLNTSDKPYFGYFKHPSIPLSESMGIDNPTILEGTQSFTNLMWPNGNQIFCESIYAYAKLVSELDRMVKTMVFESYGVRKYYDSHIQSTNYLLRLIKYRVPREDENDFDGCPHTDKSFMTILHDNHIAGLQIKAKDGNWIGVEPSGSMFVVMAGDAFLAWSNGRIQSPTHRVIMKAKKERYCLALFSFSGETIRTPEELVDEAHPLLFKPFDNMDLLRLFSLDDVHQHARSFSQPKCGA